The window CTGGATCTCTTTCTTCCCGATGGAGACGGCTTGGAGGTGCTCCGTTTCGCCCGGGGCCGAGGGCTTACCCTGCCGGTGCTCATCCTCACGGCCCGGGACGACCTCGAGGCCCGCCTAGAAGGCTTGGATGGGGGTGCGGACGATTACGTGGTGAAACCCTTCTACCCACAGGAGGTGGCGGCTAGGGCGCGGGCCCTTTTGCGCCGTAGCAAGGGCCTGGCGGAGAACCGGATCTGGGTGGGGCGCTTAGAGCTGGATCTAGAGGGGCGCTTGGCCTATTGGGAAGGCCGAGAGGTGCCCCTCACCGCCCGGGAGTTCGCCCTCTTGGCCGCCTTGGCCCTCAAGGGGGAGGGCTACACCACCCGGGAGGAGCTTTTGGAAAAGGTGTGGAGCGGGGAGGAAAGCGTGGACCCGCGCACCGTGGACACCTACATCAAGTACCTGCGGCGCAAACTGGTCCCAGAGGCCATTGAAAGCGCCCGGGGTCTCGGGTATCGCTTGCGCGGATGAGCCTAAGGCTACGCTTTGCCCTCCTCACCGCCTTGGTGGTGCTCACCGGGCTTACCCTGGCTGGACTGGCCCTGAGGGAGGGGTTACGGCTTGCCCTCCTGCACCAGGCCAGCGCCGGCCTGGATGCCCTATTGGCCGGGGTGCGTCTGGAGGAGGACGAGGACGGGAGGACCCGGTTCCAGGTGGACGCCACCCTGTTGCAGGCCGTGCTCCCTGGGACCATCCTTCTCCTGGTGGGGGAGGAAGGGCTGCAGGACGCGGTGGGGCTTCTCCCCGCGCCGGAAACCCTCGAGGCCCTGGCGAGAGGGCAGGGAAAAGGGTTCTTAGTCCGGGAAAGGGAGCGGGAGGGCCTGGTGGTGAGGGCAGCGCGCGACCAGGAAAGCCTCCTTGCCCCCCTCCGCCTCGTGAACCGCCTCTTGCCGCCGGTGCTTGTCCTAGGAGGGCTCTTGGCCTTCGCCCTGGGACTCCTCCTATCGGGGAAGGTCCTTCGCCCCTTGGAACGGGCCACCCTCGAGGCCCACTCCTTGGCCCAGGCCCGGGCCTGGCACCGCCGGCTGACCCTTCCCGCCCAACAGGACGAGGTGCGGCGCATGGTGGAGGCCTTCAACCAGGTGCTCACCGCCTTGGAAGAAGCCCTCGCCGCCGAGCGCCGCTTTGCCACGGAGGCGGCCCACGCCCTGCGAACCCCCCTCACCCTGCTCTTGGGCCACCTGGAAAAGGGCCGGCTCCTCGAGGCCAAGGCCCAAGCGGAGGGGCTTCGGGAGCTGGTGGAGCGGCTTCTCCTCCTGGCCCGGGCGGAGGCCGATGCCCTTAGGCTGAAACCCGTGGAGCTGGATACCTTGGTCTTCACCCAAGCCGAGTCCTTGCGAGCGGCCT of the Calidithermus timidus DSM 17022 genome contains:
- a CDS encoding sensor histidine kinase; amino-acid sequence: MSLRLRFALLTALVVLTGLTLAGLALREGLRLALLHQASAGLDALLAGVRLEEDEDGRTRFQVDATLLQAVLPGTILLLVGEEGLQDAVGLLPAPETLEALARGQGKGFLVREREREGLVVRAARDQESLLAPLRLVNRLLPPVLVLGGLLAFALGLLLSGKVLRPLERATLEAHSLAQARAWHRRLTLPAQQDEVRRMVEAFNQVLTALEEALAAERRFATEAAHALRTPLTLLLGHLEKGRLLEAKAQAEGLRELVERLLLLARAEADALRLKPVELDTLVFTQAESLRAAFQARGVKLSLELPEEPVQVLAHGPALKAILVSLLENALQHTAKGGWVQVRVGEGRLEVANAPSHPNPGSGLGLRLAETLAKAQGAQLKWSSEEKRFLVSLRLKEG
- a CDS encoding response regulator transcription factor, with the translated sequence MRVLVVEDEPGVQKLLGEALQEAGFAVDEATGVEEAQGLLLAFPYDLLILDLFLPDGDGLEVLRFARGRGLTLPVLILTARDDLEARLEGLDGGADDYVVKPFYPQEVAARARALLRRSKGLAENRIWVGRLELDLEGRLAYWEGREVPLTAREFALLAALALKGEGYTTREELLEKVWSGEESVDPRTVDTYIKYLRRKLVPEAIESARGLGYRLRG